In Electrophorus electricus isolate fEleEle1 chromosome 1, fEleEle1.pri, whole genome shotgun sequence, a single window of DNA contains:
- the wfikkn2a gene encoding WAP, Kazal, immunoglobulin, Kunitz and NTR domain-containing protein 2, protein MWWMLFPRWIWFLFGQLCVLSLDRQVRAITLSKVVYSHAGMCPNEMNPNLWVDAMSTCMRECESDQDCETFEKCCLNVCGSKSCVAARYMDIKGNKGPMGMPKEATCDKFMCTQQGSECDIWDGQPVCKCRDRCEREPHFTCASDGMTYYNKCYMDAEACSKGVTLNEVTCRYHLIWPNTSPLPDETTMHPTTVRLETTPMDIQPPAVISNPAHNFVFVGETASFLCEVTGKPKPEITWEKQVEGKENTVMQPNYVRGNVVVTNIGQLVIYNAQLQDAGIYTCTAKNLGGSLQAHFPLSVVHQEQATSEGQANSTRMPAEECLKAPDIGDCGEESISWYYEAKRNNCFTFTYSQCNRNRNHFDTYKSCMLSCGAELAAPCSLPSLQGPCKAYEPRWAYNHLLKQCQSFIYGGCGGNENNFESKEACEEMCPFPKNHNCKLCKPRQRMVTSFCKSDFVILGRMTELTEDQDSGHALIMVEEILKDEKMGLKFFGQEPLEVTLLNMDWSCPCPNITSAEGQMIIMGEVHNGMAVLQPDSFVGSSSSRRVRKLREVISKKTCTFLKDLGNVQ, encoded by the exons ATGTGGTGGATGCTGTTTCCCCGATGGATCTGGTTTTTGTTTGGCCAGCTCTGTGTCTTGTCTTTGGACCGTCAGGTCAGGGCAATAACTTTGTCAAAAGTCGTGTATTCTCACGCAGGAATGTGTCCTAATGAGATGAACCCGAATCTCTGGGTAGACGCCATGAGTAcctgcatgcgtgagtgtgaaTCAGATCAG GATTGTGAGACATTTGAGAAATGCTGCCTAAACGTGTGTGGGAGTAAGAGCTGTGTGGCAGCCCGTTATATGGACATAAAAGGAAACAAAGGACCAATGGGTATGCCAAAGGAGGCCACTTGCGACAAGTTTATGTGCACCCAGCAGGGATCTGAGTGTGACATCTGGGATGGGCAACCGGTGTGCAAGTGCCGTGATCGCTGTGAGCGTGAGCCCCATTTCACCTGTGCCTCAGATGGCATGACCTACTACAACAAGTGCTATATGGATGCAGAAGCCTGCTCTAAGGGTGTCACCCTCAATGAGGTCACCTGCAGATACCACCTCATATGGCCCAACACGAGCCCACTTCCTGATGAGACAACTATGCACCCCACCACTGTCCGCCTGGAGACTACTCCTATGGACATCCAGCCACCTGCTGTGATCAGCAATCCAGCACAcaattttgtgtttgtgggagagACAGCGAGCTTCCTGTGTGAAGTGACAGGCAAGCCCAAACCAGAGATCACATGGGAGAAGCAGGTGGAAGGGAAAGAGAATACAGTCATGCAGCCCAACTATGTGAGGGGTAATGTAGTCGTGACTAATATTGGTCAACTTGTTATTTACAATGCCCAGCTCCAGGATGCTGGAATCTACACCTGCACAGCCAAGAACCTGGGCGGATCTCTACAGGCCCACTTCCCACTGTCTGTTGTCCATCAGGAGCAGGCTACTAGTGAAGGCCAGGCAAACTCCACCCGCATGCCTGCCGAGGAGTGCCTGAAAGCACCCGATATAGGTGACTGTGGGGAGGAGAGTATCAGCTGGTACTATGAGGCCAAGCGCAACAACTGCTTTACCTTCACCTACAGCCAGTGTAACAGGAACAGGAATCACTTTGACACTTACAAGTCTTGCATGTTGTCTTGTGGAGCGGAGCTGGCTGCCCCTTGCTCCCTTCCCAGTCTCCAGGGTCCTTGCAAAGCTTATGAACCACGCTGGGCATACAACCATCTCCTCAAACAGTGTCAGTCTTTCATTTATGGTGGCTGCGGTGGCAATGAGAACAATTTTGAGAGCAAGGAGGCCTGTGAGGAGATGTGTCCCTTCCCCAAGAACCACAACTGCAAGCTGTGCAAGCCACGGCAGAGGATGGTAACCAGCTTCTGCAAGAGTGACTTTGTCATCTTGGGCCGCATGACAGAGCTAACAGAGGACCAGGATTCAGGCCACGCTCTTATAATGGTGGAGGAGATCCTGAAGGATGAGAAGATGGGGCTGAAGTTCTTTGGACAGGAGCCCTTGGAGGTGACATTGCTCAACATGGACTGGAGCTGTCCATGTCCAAACATTACAAGTGCTGAAGGCCAGATGATCATAATGGGGGAGGTGCACAATGGGATGGCCGTGCTTCAACCCGACAGCTTTGTGGGCAGCTCCAGCAGTCGCCGTGTACGCAAGCTCCGTGAGGTAATCAGTAAGAAGACGTGCACCTTTCTCAAGGACTTGGGCAATGTACAGTAG
- the tob1a gene encoding protein Tob1a yields the protein MQLEIQVALNFIISYLYNKLPRRRVNIFGEELERQLKQKYEGHWYPDKPYKGSGFRCIHVGEKVDPVVEQAAKESGLDIEDVRNNLPRDLSVWIDPFEVSYQIGEKGPVKVLYVDDSNENGLELDKEIKNSFNPEAQVFMPITEPVGPSPTSSSPSPPFGQSASVSPSFMPRSTQPLTFTTATFAATKFGSTKMKTSGRSSGKAARSSPTNLGLNVNNLLKQKAISTSMHSLYGLGLTGQQPKTSALSPNAKEFVFPSLQGQGSPSAMFPGESSLSLSPLQYSNAFDVFAAYGGLNEKSLMDGLNFSLSNMQYSNQQFQPVMAN from the coding sequence ATGCAGCTTGAAATCCAAGTGGCACTCAACTTTATAATTTCATACTTGTACAATAAGCTGCCACGGCGACGTGTCAACATTTTTGGCGAGGAGCTGGAGCGGCAGCTGAAACAGAAATACGAGGGACACTGGTACCCAGACAAGCCATATAAAGGGTCTGGGTTCCGCTGCATACATGTTGGGGAGAAAGTGGACCCAGTCGTAGAGCAGGCAGCCAAAGAGAGTGGGTTGGACATCGAAGACGTCCGCAACAACCTGCCTCGGGACCTTAGCGTCTGGATCGACCCGTTTGAGGTGTCTTACCAGATTGGGGAAAAGGGACCTGTCAAAGTGCTCTATGTGGATGATAGCAACGAGAACGGGCTGGAATTGGATAAAGAGATCAAGAACAGCTTTAACCCTGAAGCCCAGGTCTTCATGCCCATTACTGAGCCTGTGGGACCCTCGCCCACATCCAGCTCGCCATCCCCGCCCTTCGGCCAGTCAGCCAGTGTCAGCCCTAGCTTCATGCCTCGCTCAACCCAGCCTTTAACCTTCACCACTGCCACTTTTGCCGCCACCAAGTTTGGCTCCACCAAGATGAAGACCAGTGGGCGGAGCAGTGGCAAGGCAGCACGGAGCTCGCCGACCAATCTGGGCCTGAATGTGAACAACCTCTTAAAGCAGAAAGCCATCTCCACGTCCATGCATTCTCTCTATGGCCTTGGCCTGACTGGGCAGCAGCCGAAGACGTCGGCCCTGTCCCCCAATGCCAAGGAGTTTGTGTTCCCCAGCCTGCAGGGCCAGGGCAGCCCAAGTGCAATGTTCCCTGGGGAGAGCTCCCTCAGCCTCAGCCCTCTCCAGTACAGTAATGCCTTTGACGTGTTTGCCGCCTATGGGGGCCTGAACGAGAAGTCCTTGATGGACGGCCTGAATTTCAGCTTGAGCAACATGCAGTATTCTAACCAGCAATTCCAGCCAGTAATGGCCAACTAG